From Poecile atricapillus isolate bPoeAtr1 chromosome 11, bPoeAtr1.hap1, whole genome shotgun sequence, one genomic window encodes:
- the FOXB1 gene encoding forkhead box protein B1 has product MPRPGRNTYSDQKPPYSYISLTAMAIQSSPEKMLPLSEIYKFIMDRFPYYRENTQRWQNSLRHNLSFNDCFIKIPRRPDQPGKGSFWALHPSCGDMFENGSFLRRRKRFKVVKSDHLAPSKPADAAQYLQQQAKLRLSALAATGTHLPQMSTYNLGVSQPSSFKHPFAIENIIAREYKMPGGLAFSTMQPMPTAYPLPNQLTTVGSSIGTGWPHMYGSGMIDTATPISMASSEYGAYGVPIKPLCHGGQTLPAIPVPIKPTPAAVPALPALPAPIPTILSNSPPSLSPTSSQTATSQSSPATPSETLTSPAPALHSVAVH; this is encoded by the coding sequence ATGCCTCGCCCGGGCAGAAACACTTACAGCGATCAGAAGCCTCCCTACTCCTACATCTCGCTGACCGCCATGGCAATCCAGAGCTCCCCGGAGAAGATGCTGCCCCTGAGCGAGATCTACAAGTTCATCATGGACCGCTTCCCCTACTATCGGGAGAACACACAGCGCTGGCAGAACTCCCTCCGCCACAACCTCTCCTTCAACGACTGCTTCATCAAGATCCCTCGCCGCCCCGACCAGCCGGGCAAGGGCAGTTTCTGGGCGCTGCACCCCAGCTGCGGGGACATGTTCGAGAACGGCAGCTTCCTGCGCCGCCGCAAGCGCTTCAAGGTGGTCAAGTCGGACCACCTGGCCCCCAGCAAGCCGGCGGACGCGGCGCAGTACCTGCAGCAGCAAGCGAAGCTGCGGCTCAGCGCCCTTGCGGCCACCGGCACCCACCTGCCCCAGATGTCCACGTACAATCTCGGCGTGTCCCAGCCCTCCAGCTTCAAGCACCCCTTCGCCATCGAGAACATAATCGCCAGAGAGTACAAGATGCCCGGGGGCCTCGCCTTTTCCACGATGCAGCCCATGCCGACCGCCTACCCCCTCCCCAATCAATTGACTACGGTGGGCAGCTCCATTGGCACGGGCTGGCCCCACATGTACGGCTCCGGCATGATCGACACCGCCACCCCCATCTCCATGGCCAGCAGCGAGTACGGCGCCTACGGCGTGCCCATCAAACCGCTCTGCCATGGGGGGCAGACTTTGCCGGCCATTCCCGTCCCCATCAAGCCGACCCCTGCAGcggtgccagccctgcccgccCTGCCCGCGCCCATCCCCACCATCCTCTCGAACTCGCCGCCCTCCCTGAGCCCCACGTCCTCGCAGACGGCCACCAGCCAAAGCAGCCCGGCCACCCCCAGCGAGACTCTCACCAGCCCGGCGCCCGCCCTGCACTCCGTGGCTGTGCACTGA